AATTCTGCAAGGGGCTGACCCTGCGCGAGATGGGCGAAGAGCAGGACGCCAGGGTGATCTTCGAACGGATCTACAGCGAGGACCCTGGATTCGAGGCGAACGCCGCCGCGCTGGCCGATCCGAAGTACCGCCTGGTGATCACCTCGAAGGAGCTCGTCGACGCGCGCACCGACCGGTGGGACCCGACCAGCGTGCCGTCGGCGGAAGACCTCATGGCCGAGGATCTGTCCGAGCGCGGCAACGAATATCTGCGGGCGGCGCAGGCGGAGCTGGACCGGCAGATCGGCTTGTCAGAGGTCAAACTTCAAGTCGCCAAACTGAAATCGGCGGCGATGCTGGCAAAGGTGCGCGGGGACAAGGGGCTCAGCTCGGCGGCGCGCAGCCTGCATTTGGCGTTCACCGGCCCGCCCGGAACCGGCAAGACCACGATCGCCCGGGTGGTGGCGCAGACCTACTGCGGGCTGGGGTTGCTGCGGACGCCCAACATCGTGGAGGCCAAGCGCCACGACTTCGTCGGCCAGCATCTCGGTAGCACCGCGATCAAGACGACGGCGCTGATCGACTCGGCGATGGATGGCGTGCTGTTCATCGACGAGGCATACACGCTGATCCAGACCGGGTTGTCCGGCGGCGACGCCTTCGGCCGTGAGGCGGTCGACACTCTGCTGGCCCGCATGGAGAACGATCGAGACCGCCTGGTCGTGATCATTGCCGGCTACGACGCCGAGATCGACCGCTTCCTGGCCTCCAACGACGGTCTGGCATCGCGGTTCACCAAACGGATCCGGTTCGGCTCGTACGGTCCGACCGAACTCGGGGAGATCGGAAAACTGGTCGCACGCACCAGGGATTCGGAATTGTCGGAGGCCGCCCACGAGGAACTCGTCACCTCCTGCATCGCACTTTGTCAGAGCGAGGCGATCGATCAGTCGGGGCAACTACGTCCTGGCATCGACCTGGCCGGCAACGGCCGCTTCGTGCGCAACGTGATCGAGGCCGCCGAGGAGGAACGTGAATACCGGCTCAGCGAGATGCACGGGACGAACCTGGCGGAACTCGACGAAAAGCAGCTGATGCGGATCGAACTGGCCGACATGCAGGCGGCACTCAAACAGGTGCTCGGCATGACGGCATCGAGTTGACGGAAGGAAGCAGCGATGACCGACAGCGATGACCAGCGGCTCACGGTCGGGCCGCCGGAGCCGACTCCGTTCACGTCGATCAGGCCGGGGGCCGCGGAGAACCAGCGCCACTCGGTGGTGCTGAGCAATGGCGACCTCGGTCTAATCCGTACCGCGCCCACGCCGAAGTCGGGCTGGCGCAAGGCCGTCTACCGGGCCACGGGCATCAACCCGGGTGTCTCGGAGCAGGAGGCCCGCCGCAAGTCGCTCCTCGACCGGGTCAACCAGCCCGTGGTCGGCGGACCGTTCAACATCGCCCTGCTGTCCCAGAAGGGCGGGGTCGGCAAGACCACCACCACCGTCGGGCTGGGGGCCACCCTGGCGGCGACGCGTGGTGACCGGGTGATCGCGGTGGACGCCAACCCGGACTTCGGAACGCTGGCGCAGCGCGGACCCAACGAATGCGATTCAACGGTGCGCGACGTGCTCCTCGATGACGGCATCTCGCGTTACTCCGACATCCGCCGCCACACCTCCCAGAGCACGAGCCGTCTGGAGATCTTGGCGTCCGAGCGCGATCCGGCCACCTCGGAAGCCTTCTCGGAGTACGACTATCGCGGCGTGCTCAGTGTGCTGCAGCGCTTCTACAACATCATCCTGACCGACTGCGGCACCGGGTTGGTGCACTCGGCGATGGCGGGCGTGCTCGACGTCGCGGACATGATCGTGATCGTGGCATCGCCTGCCATCGATTCGGCACGAAGTGCCCTCGCCACATTGGATTGGCTTGAGCGCAACGGCTATTCGCACCTGGTACCGAAGGCGGTCGTGGTGGTCAGCGCATCGCGGCCGGGCGCACTCGGGCTCGACATGGGTCAGCTGTCCAACCACTTCCTGCCCAGGGTGCGCGCACTGCACGTGATCCCGTTCGACGATCACCTGGCCGAGGGGGCCGAGGTGGACCTGGGCTTCCTCAGCGGGCCGACACGCCAGGCCTTCCTGGAGCTGGCCTCCACCGTGGCGGACCTCTTCTCGGTGGCGCCGCAGGTCAAACGGCGCGCCTGAGGCGAATCACCTTGCGCGCCTCGCGATCACGATCTGCGGCAGGTTCAGCCCGCTGCGCAGCGTGAGCTCGATCGACGGGTCCGCGTGGCGGGCCAGGCTGCGCAACGCCGAAGGGCTGTAGCTGCGCAGTGAGCTGATGACACCGTCGTGCACGAACGGGAGCAGCACGGCCGCCGGGAGCATTGTCGCCAGCCGCAGCAGGTGCAGCGGGGCGGGCGGGCGCGGCAGGTCGATGATCAGCAGCGTGTCGGCAACCCGGGTACCTTCGGCGAACACCCGTGCGGCCTGTGCCGGGCGCAGGTGATGGAACGACAAGGCGAACAGCGCCAGGTCGTAACTGCCGTCGGCGCCGTCGATGGCGGTGGCGTCCATCTGGCGGACCTCGGCGCGAGGGTGGCTGCCCAGGTCGCTCGCGGCGATGCGGGCCACCGACTCCGCGTCGACGTCGGTGACCGTGACGCGGGCCGACGGATGATCGGCCAGCAGCTGGCGTGACACCCCGCCGTGCCCCGCGCCCAACTCCAGGATCCGCGGATCGGGCACATCGGCGACCAGATCGAGGGCGATCGCGGCGAACCGCTCGTGGTTCTTGAAGAACCGGCCGGTCCAGTCCAGCGCCCCGATCACCTGCCGCTTGGTCGATTCGTCGACGTCGTCGCGGTCCAGGTACTCCAGCCGGTCCGTCTGCAGCAGCCGGTCCAGGCACGAGGCCCGGAACCCGCCCCGTGGCATCCGGTCGATATCTGTGGGGTCGGCAGCCATGTAAGCCATGATGGACCAATGCCGGCCGACTTCGTAGCTGCAATCGACCAGGGCACCACGAGCACCCGATGCATGATCTTCGATCACTCCGGTGCCGAGGTGGGCCGTCATCAGCTTGAGCACCAGCAGATCCTGCCCAAGGCGGGGTGGGTGGAACACAACCCGGTGGAGATCTGGGAACGCACCTCCGCGGCGATCATGACAGCGCTGAACAAGACCGATCTCGTGGCCGGGGACCTTGCGGCGCTGGGCATTACCAATCAGCGCGAGACCACGCTGGTCTGGAACCGGCACACCGGCCGGCCGTACCACAACGCCATCGTCTGGCAGGACACCCGCACCGACCGCATCGCCGCGGCGCTGGATCGGGACGGCCGCGGTGACGTGATCCGCCGCAAGGCGGGGCTGCCGCCAGCGACGTACTTCTCGGGCGGCAAGATCCAGTGGATCCTCGACAACGTCGAGGGCGTCCGGCGCGATGCGGAGAACGGTGACGCGATCTTCGGTACGCCCGACAGCTGGGTGACCTGGAACCTCACCGGCGGCTACCGCGGCGGCGTGCACGTCACCGATGTCACCAACGCCAGCCGCACCATGTTGATGAACCTGGAAACCCTGGACTGGGACGACGAACTGTTGTCGTTCTTCTCGATTCCGCGCCAGATGCTGCCCGAGATCAGGCCGTCGTCGTACCCGTCCTCGTTCGGGATCACCCGCGACGACGGGCCGCTGGCCGGGCAGGTGCCGGTGACCGGGATCCTGGGCGACCAGCAGGCCGCGATGGTGGGTCAGGTGTGCCTGGAGCCCGGTGAGGCCAAGAACACCTACGGCACGGGTAATTTCCTGCTGCTCAACACCGGCGAGAAGATCGTCCGTTCGGAGAACGGGCTGCTCACCACGGTGTGCTACCAGTTCGGCGACGCGAAACCCGTTTACGCCCTTGAGGGTTCGATCGCGGTGACCGGCTCGGCCGTGCAGTGGCTGCGCGATCAGCTGGGCATCATCAGCGGCGCGGCACAGAGCG
This genomic window from Mycolicibacterium neworleansense contains:
- the eccA gene encoding type VII secretion AAA-ATPase EccA yields the protein MNGSTDAQRVFDAGVLSLGIPIDGLETERDLPYAALAFRRATEYDPDMCDAWLGRAATGDTSPEVIYHLYRTSTLSLFREQRRLGLPQRALSGRFQTGLYLDYPLSTKTEMWLAYAASMIGAKDFDEAEQVLDKLDQTTTSDGDTGEIRAYIRGVLHFTTQRWPDVLTALSKSGAFTDNYIGAGADLMVGSACAQMGLFGEGIRRLDRAIEGPVPGARRAAEFCKGLTLREMGEEQDARVIFERIYSEDPGFEANAAALADPKYRLVITSKELVDARTDRWDPTSVPSAEDLMAEDLSERGNEYLRAAQAELDRQIGLSEVKLQVAKLKSAAMLAKVRGDKGLSSAARSLHLAFTGPPGTGKTTIARVVAQTYCGLGLLRTPNIVEAKRHDFVGQHLGSTAIKTTALIDSAMDGVLFIDEAYTLIQTGLSGGDAFGREAVDTLLARMENDRDRLVVIIAGYDAEIDRFLASNDGLASRFTKRIRFGSYGPTELGEIGKLVARTRDSELSEAAHEELVTSCIALCQSEAIDQSGQLRPGIDLAGNGRFVRNVIEAAEEEREYRLSEMHGTNLAELDEKQLMRIELADMQAALKQVLGMTASS
- a CDS encoding class I SAM-dependent methyltransferase, which codes for MAYMAADPTDIDRMPRGGFRASCLDRLLQTDRLEYLDRDDVDESTKRQVIGALDWTGRFFKNHERFAAIALDLVADVPDPRILELGAGHGGVSRQLLADHPSARVTVTDVDAESVARIAASDLGSHPRAEVRQMDATAIDGADGSYDLALFALSFHHLRPAQAARVFAEGTRVADTLLIIDLPRPPAPLHLLRLATMLPAAVLLPFVHDGVISSLRSYSPSALRSLARHADPSIELTLRSGLNLPQIVIARRAR
- the glpK gene encoding glycerol kinase GlpK — encoded protein: MPADFVAAIDQGTTSTRCMIFDHSGAEVGRHQLEHQQILPKAGWVEHNPVEIWERTSAAIMTALNKTDLVAGDLAALGITNQRETTLVWNRHTGRPYHNAIVWQDTRTDRIAAALDRDGRGDVIRRKAGLPPATYFSGGKIQWILDNVEGVRRDAENGDAIFGTPDSWVTWNLTGGYRGGVHVTDVTNASRTMLMNLETLDWDDELLSFFSIPRQMLPEIRPSSYPSSFGITRDDGPLAGQVPVTGILGDQQAAMVGQVCLEPGEAKNTYGTGNFLLLNTGEKIVRSENGLLTTVCYQFGDAKPVYALEGSIAVTGSAVQWLRDQLGIISGAAQSEALARQVADNGGVYFVPAFSGLFAPYWRSDARGVIVGLSRFNTNAHLARATLEAICYQSRDVVEAMEADSGVHLEVLKVDGGITANALCMQIQADVLGVDVVKPVVAETTALGAAYAAGLAVGFWDSAEDLRANWQEGQRWSAQWDDEQRSGGYTGWKKAVERTLDWVEI